The DNA sequence TGCAGGATCTTTTGTCGATGGAGCACGGGAACCAATGCCAAGTCAATCAGGTCTTGTATCATTTGGGGTCCCGCGGCATTGAGTACGATCTGTTGAAATGGCAACGGGAGCACAACATTCCGATCATGGCCTACTCGCCATTAGCCCAGGGAGGCAGGTTGCGCGAGCAACTGCTGGAGAGTGAAGAAGTGCAGCGCATCGCCAAAAAACACGGTGTCGAAGCAATCCAGATCATTCTGGCGTGGTGCATCATCCAGCCGGACATTGCAGCGATACCGCGATCTTCCAACCCCGACCACACGTATCTCAATGCCCAAGCTTCCAAAATTCGTCTGGATGACGAAGATCTGAAACTGCTGGACAAAAGGTTCCCGGCACCCGCTCACAAAACGGCGCTGGATATCCTTTGAAGATGAAACAAACTGTTTCATTTCTGAAACGAAAATCATAATAGGGAACCTGCAATCAAAATGTAAGGGGATTCTCCGGATGCAACGGGGGTGTGCTATCATAAACTCAGGAAGCGAAAAGCCCTTTCACGGACGGCTGGAATGAAAGCCTTTCCTGTACGGGTGTTGGTGGACATTAGCTGTTTTTGCTAGGGAATGCATTGTCACGACAGAATTTTTGAGCCGGAAAGCAAAAAAGTAACCAAAAATAGGAGGAAGCATGCATGTCGAAAGAAGCTTTGAAGATTGTAACGATTGGTGGAGGTTCCAGTTATACACCGGAATTGATTGAAGGATACATCTTAAGAAAAGATGAATTGCCTATCAAAGAAATTTGGTTGGTGGATATCGAAGCAGGTAAGGAAAAACTGGAGATCGTCGGCGCAATGGCGAAACGCCAAGTCGAGGCGGCTGGTTTGGACTGGGAAGTCCACTTAACATTGGATCGTTTCAATGCTTTGAAAGATGCGGATTTCGTAACGACGCAATTCCGTGTAGGTTTACTGAATGCTCGTATCAAAGATGAGCGCATCCCATTGTCCCATGGTGTTTTGGGTCAAGAAACCAATGGTGCAGGCGGAATGTTCAAAGCTTTCCGTACGATTCCAATCATCGGCCAGATCATTGCGGATATGAGTGTGCAATGTCCGGATGCATGGTTGATCAACTTTACGAACCCTGCAGGTATGGTGACTGAAGCAGCCATCAAACATTTCGGTTGGAAGAAAACAATCGGCCTATGCAATGTTCCGATCGGACACCGCAAAGTCGCAGCAGAAAAATTAGCGATTCCAGAAGAGGAATTATTATTCAAATTTGCCGGAATCAACCACTTCCACTGGCACCGTGTCTGGGATGACAAGGGCGTTGAACGCACAGATGAAGTGATCGATATGGTTTACGGACCGCAAAAAACAGAAGATGAAAACCATCTGAAAAATATCCACAGTGCGCAATTCCACTACGAGCAATTGAAGGACTTAGGATTGCTTCCATGCGGATACCACCGTTATTACTATATCGAAGATGAAATGTTGAAGCATTCCATCGAAGAGTTCGAAAAAGGCGAAACGCGTGCACAAGTCGTCAAGGCAACAGAAACGCGCTTGTTCGAACTTTACAAAGATCCTGCTTTGAACTACAAGCCGGAAGAATTATCGCAACGCGGCGGTACGCACTACAGCGATGCAGCCTGCGAAGTGATCGCGTCGATCCAAAATGACAAACGCACGGATATGGTCGTATCAACAGCAAACAACGGTACGATCCAAGATATGCCTTATGATTGCGTCGTAGAAGTTTCCGCCTTGATCACAGCTCATGGCGCTGAACCATACAACTGGGGCGAAAT is a window from the Trichococcus shcherbakoviae genome containing:
- a CDS encoding 6-phospho-beta-glucosidase, with product MSKEALKIVTIGGGSSYTPELIEGYILRKDELPIKEIWLVDIEAGKEKLEIVGAMAKRQVEAAGLDWEVHLTLDRFNALKDADFVTTQFRVGLLNARIKDERIPLSHGVLGQETNGAGGMFKAFRTIPIIGQIIADMSVQCPDAWLINFTNPAGMVTEAAIKHFGWKKTIGLCNVPIGHRKVAAEKLAIPEEELLFKFAGINHFHWHRVWDDKGVERTDEVIDMVYGPQKTEDENHLKNIHSAQFHYEQLKDLGLLPCGYHRYYYIEDEMLKHSIEEFEKGETRAQVVKATETRLFELYKDPALNYKPEELSQRGGTHYSDAACEVIASIQNDKRTDMVVSTANNGTIQDMPYDCVVEVSALITAHGAEPYNWGEMPSAARGLLQGMKAMEETVIRAAITGSYGAALQAFTINPLVPGGTTAKTLLDELLYAHKEHLPQFAEKIAEIEANQPETVAYVDELMKSN